From one Burkholderia pyrrocinia genomic stretch:
- a CDS encoding malate/lactate/ureidoglycolate dehydrogenase codes for MSALPTPDTEPLRMRAEPLHAFVAALWERAGSSEREARLVADHLVGANLAGHDSHGIGMIPNYVASWREGQLQLNGHASIVRDGGAVLTIDGGRGFGQVIGFEAMVEGIERTRRMGICAIGLRDVHHLGRIGHWAEQCARSGLVSFHFVNVPGDLLVAPLHGTDPRFGTNPFCAAYPRAGRPPLLLDFATSAIAYGKTRVAYNQGKHVPAGSLIDHRGQPTDDPAVMHEQPFGALLPFGLHKGYALAAMCEIFGGALVGGHTTYGDTLQKTSAIVNGMLSVLIDPKAFDAADAEREADAFVAWAKASPQAGDAPVQVPGEPEEASRAARGAGGIPVDRATWRQIRDSAAAVGFDDAALDAWTQRCIGAA; via the coding sequence ATGAGCGCACTGCCGACACCCGACACCGAACCGCTGCGCATGCGCGCCGAACCGCTGCATGCATTCGTCGCGGCACTCTGGGAACGGGCCGGCAGCAGCGAGCGCGAGGCGCGGCTCGTCGCCGATCACCTGGTCGGCGCGAATCTCGCGGGCCACGATTCGCACGGGATCGGGATGATTCCGAACTACGTCGCATCGTGGCGGGAAGGGCAGTTGCAGTTGAACGGGCACGCGTCGATCGTCCGCGACGGCGGCGCGGTGCTGACGATCGACGGCGGGCGCGGCTTCGGCCAGGTGATCGGGTTCGAGGCGATGGTCGAGGGGATCGAGCGCACGCGACGCATGGGCATCTGCGCGATCGGGCTGCGCGACGTGCATCACCTCGGCCGCATCGGGCACTGGGCCGAGCAGTGCGCACGCTCGGGGCTCGTGTCGTTCCATTTCGTCAACGTGCCGGGCGACCTGCTGGTCGCGCCGCTGCACGGCACCGATCCGCGCTTCGGCACCAACCCGTTCTGCGCCGCGTATCCGCGTGCGGGCCGGCCGCCGCTGCTGCTCGATTTCGCGACGAGCGCGATCGCGTACGGCAAGACGCGCGTTGCGTACAACCAGGGCAAGCACGTGCCGGCCGGGTCGCTGATCGACCATCGCGGCCAGCCGACCGACGATCCGGCCGTGATGCACGAGCAACCGTTCGGCGCGTTGCTGCCGTTCGGGCTGCACAAGGGGTATGCGCTGGCGGCGATGTGCGAGATCTTCGGCGGCGCGCTCGTCGGCGGGCATACGACGTACGGCGACACGCTGCAGAAGACGAGCGCGATCGTCAACGGGATGCTGTCGGTGCTGATCGATCCGAAAGCATTCGACGCGGCCGATGCCGAGCGCGAAGCCGATGCGTTCGTCGCGTGGGCGAAGGCGTCGCCGCAGGCCGGCGACGCGCCGGTGCAGGTGCCCGGCGAGCCGGAGGAAGCGAGCCGCGCCGCACGCGGCGCCGGCGGCATTCCGGTCGATCGCGCGACGTGGCGGCAGATTCGCGACAGCGCGGCGGCCGTCGGCTTCGATGACGCGGCGCTCGATGCATGGACGCAGCGCTGTATCGGCGCCGCCTGA
- a CDS encoding TfoX/Sxy family protein produces the protein MSWQADKAHGEEIAYQIASLGHIDVTRFFSGAALRLDGVMFGFLARGSLFLRVDDVNRPAFVAAGMGPFSYSGRTRTIALEGYYETPADVLEDAGALFDWCRGAYRAALLAGPPKRKARAAPKTASGTALKPAPKPASKTAPKPASKPTTGQKSKPASKRTAKPSPETAPKPASKSSPTRKKS, from the coding sequence ATGAGCTGGCAGGCGGACAAGGCGCACGGCGAGGAGATCGCGTACCAGATCGCGAGCCTCGGCCATATCGACGTCACGCGGTTCTTCAGCGGCGCCGCGCTGCGGCTCGACGGCGTGATGTTCGGATTCCTGGCGCGCGGGTCGCTGTTCCTGCGTGTCGACGACGTGAACCGTCCGGCGTTTGTCGCGGCGGGGATGGGGCCGTTCTCGTATTCGGGGCGCACGCGCACCATCGCGCTCGAGGGCTACTACGAGACGCCGGCCGACGTGCTCGAGGATGCGGGCGCGCTGTTCGACTGGTGTCGCGGCGCGTATCGCGCGGCGCTGCTGGCGGGGCCGCCGAAGCGCAAGGCGAGGGCGGCGCCGAAGACGGCATCCGGGACGGCGTTGAAGCCTGCGCCGAAACCGGCATCGAAGACGGCGCCGAAACCCGCGTCGAAACCGACGACGGGGCAGAAATCGAAACCGGCATCGAAACGGACTGCAAAGCCGTCTCCCGAAACGGCACCCAAACCGGCTTCGAAATCGTCGCCGACACGTAAGAAATCCTAG
- a CDS encoding NnrU family protein codes for MLVLILGLAIFLGVHSIRIIADGWRSAMIARIGEKGWKAGYAIASIVGFVLIVRGYGIARESATLLWVSPVGVRHLTGMLTAIAFVLIAASYVPRNRIKTLVGHPMLAGVMVWAVAHLLMNGTVHAVVLFGAFLVWSLVDFVVSRTRDRRDGVRYPAGGLPGDAVAIMAGLVVWAVFAGFLHGWLIGVRPFG; via the coding sequence ATGCTCGTCCTGATTCTCGGTTTAGCGATCTTCCTCGGTGTGCACTCGATCCGGATCATCGCCGACGGCTGGCGCTCCGCGATGATCGCGCGAATCGGCGAGAAAGGCTGGAAGGCCGGTTATGCGATCGCGTCGATCGTCGGCTTCGTGCTGATCGTCCGCGGCTACGGGATCGCGCGCGAGAGTGCGACGCTACTGTGGGTGTCGCCCGTCGGCGTGCGCCACCTCACCGGCATGTTGACCGCGATCGCGTTCGTGCTGATCGCCGCATCGTATGTACCGCGCAACCGGATCAAGACGCTCGTCGGGCACCCGATGCTGGCCGGCGTGATGGTCTGGGCGGTTGCGCACCTGCTCATGAACGGCACGGTGCACGCGGTCGTGCTGTTCGGCGCGTTCCTCGTGTGGTCGCTCGTCGATTTCGTCGTGTCGCGTACGCGCGATCGCCGCGACGGCGTTCGTTATCCGGCCGGTGGCCTGCCGGGCGACGCGGTGGCGATCATGGCCGGGCTCGTCGTGTGGGCCGTGTTCGCGGGGTTCCTGCACGGCTGGCTGATCGGCGTGCGGCCGTTCGGCTGA
- a CDS encoding sulfite exporter TauE/SafE family protein — translation MLALVILAGLWAGLQNTLAGGGSFVTLPALIVSGMSPLAANITSTVALFPAQVTTGWASRNMVRGAGKLSFRALFAISVVGGALGGLLLLKTPSSIFSRLVPWLVLFATIVFAWGSFFRKPSEGKAHLGAVPAAISQFMIAIYGGYFGGGLGFLMMATLTMAGLSPRHAMSTKNALAGVMNASAVVLFLTSPHLHWGAALALGGGAIVGGLLGTWALQRVNERVLRIGIVCIGAVLTVGLFVKPI, via the coding sequence ATGCTCGCCCTCGTCATCCTCGCCGGCCTCTGGGCCGGCCTGCAGAACACCCTCGCCGGCGGCGGCTCGTTCGTCACGCTGCCCGCGCTGATCGTGTCGGGCATGTCGCCGCTCGCGGCGAACATCACGTCGACGGTCGCGCTGTTTCCCGCGCAGGTCACGACCGGCTGGGCAAGCCGAAACATGGTGCGCGGAGCCGGCAAGCTGTCGTTTCGCGCGCTGTTCGCGATCAGCGTGGTCGGCGGCGCGCTCGGCGGGCTGCTGTTGTTGAAGACGCCTTCGTCGATCTTCTCGCGCCTCGTGCCGTGGCTCGTGCTGTTCGCGACGATCGTGTTCGCGTGGGGCAGCTTTTTCCGCAAGCCGAGCGAAGGCAAGGCGCACCTCGGCGCCGTGCCCGCCGCGATCTCGCAGTTCATGATCGCGATCTACGGCGGTTACTTCGGCGGCGGGCTCGGCTTCCTGATGATGGCGACGCTGACGATGGCCGGCCTGTCGCCGCGTCACGCGATGTCGACGAAGAACGCGCTCGCGGGCGTGATGAACGCGTCGGCCGTCGTGCTGTTCCTGACGTCGCCGCACCTGCACTGGGGCGCGGCGCTCGCGCTCGGCGGCGGTGCGATCGTCGGCGGGCTGCTCGGCACATGGGCGCTGCAGCGCGTGAACGAACGCGTGCTGCGGATCGGCATCGTCTGCATCGGGGCGGTGCTGACCGTCGGGTTGTTCGTCAAGCCGATCTGA
- a CDS encoding TetR/AcrR family transcriptional regulator, producing MNPSGPTAGTPVRPHGRREALRDTLEAAILAAAEASFSTYGFEGSSVATIAAAAGLSKQNLMYYFPTKLALYKRVLDDVLRDWLGRMLEFAAPDREPAEAMSAYIRAKLEFSRNRPHGSRVFALEIIGGAKTYGKEIRKQLIPVLRDDIRVLERWIAEGKVRQVDAEHLFFLIWAATQAYADFAPQMLLVLGKRTLGSDDFDAAYRTISDLVLNALITEDGMTD from the coding sequence ATGAACCCGTCCGGGCCGACTGCAGGAACGCCCGTCCGGCCCCACGGCCGGCGGGAAGCGCTGCGCGACACGCTCGAGGCGGCCATTCTCGCCGCGGCCGAAGCATCGTTTTCCACGTACGGATTCGAGGGGAGTTCCGTTGCGACGATCGCAGCGGCCGCCGGCTTGTCGAAGCAGAACCTGATGTACTACTTCCCCACCAAGCTGGCGCTCTACAAACGCGTGCTGGACGACGTATTGCGGGACTGGCTCGGCAGGATGCTGGAGTTTGCGGCGCCCGATCGCGAGCCCGCGGAAGCGATGTCGGCCTATATCCGGGCGAAACTCGAATTCTCCAGAAATCGCCCGCATGGATCGCGGGTGTTTGCGCTGGAGATCATCGGCGGGGCAAAGACCTACGGAAAGGAAATCCGCAAGCAACTGATTCCGGTGTTGCGCGACGACATCCGGGTGCTCGAACGCTGGATCGCGGAAGGCAAGGTCAGGCAGGTCGATGCGGAGCACCTGTTCTTCCTGATCTGGGCCGCCACGCAGGCGTATGCGGATTTCGCCCCCCAGATGCTGCTGGTGCTCGGCAAGCGCACGCTCGGAAGCGACGATTTCGACGCGGCTTACCGCACCATTTCGGACCTGGTGCTCAACGCGCTGATCACCGAAGACGGAATGACGGATTGA
- the codA gene encoding cytosine deaminase — MKIINARLRGRSGLFTIDIDADTIRGIDLQPSPLALQGDDVIDAGSNLVIPPLVEPHIHLDATLTAGEPEWNMSGTLFEGIERWGQRKATITHDDTKARAHTTIGMLRDNGIQHVRTHVDVTDHTLAALKAMLEVRDEARDLIDLQIVAFPQEGIESFENGRGLMERAIDMGADVVGGIPHFENTRDQGVSSIKFLMDLAERKGCLVDVHCDETDDPHSRFLEVLAEEARVRGMGKRVTASHTTAMGSYDNAYCSKLFRLLKRSEIHFVSCPTESIHLQGRFDTYPKRRGITRVAELDRAGINVCFGQDSIKDPWYPVGNGNILRILDVGLHVCHMLGYEDLQRCLDFVTEHSAHAMSLGDRYGIAVGRPANLLILDADGDYEVIRKQAKVRTSLRAGKVIMQRAPERITYPEAGTR, encoded by the coding sequence ATGAAAATCATCAACGCCAGGTTGCGCGGCCGTAGCGGCCTCTTCACGATCGACATCGATGCGGACACGATTCGCGGCATCGACCTCCAGCCGTCGCCGCTGGCGCTGCAAGGGGACGACGTCATCGACGCGGGCAGCAATCTCGTCATCCCGCCGCTGGTCGAACCGCATATCCACCTGGATGCGACGCTGACCGCCGGCGAACCCGAATGGAACATGAGCGGCACGCTGTTCGAAGGCATCGAGCGGTGGGGCCAGCGCAAGGCCACCATTACCCATGACGACACGAAAGCCCGCGCCCACACCACGATCGGGATGTTGCGCGACAACGGCATCCAGCACGTGCGCACGCATGTGGACGTCACCGATCACACGCTCGCCGCATTGAAGGCGATGCTCGAGGTCAGGGACGAGGCACGCGATCTCATCGACCTGCAGATCGTCGCGTTCCCTCAGGAGGGCATCGAGTCGTTCGAGAACGGAAGGGGGCTGATGGAGCGCGCGATCGACATGGGCGCCGACGTCGTCGGCGGCATTCCGCATTTCGAGAACACCCGCGACCAGGGCGTGAGCTCGATCAAGTTCCTGATGGATCTCGCGGAACGCAAGGGCTGCCTTGTCGATGTCCACTGCGACGAAACCGACGATCCGCATTCGCGCTTCCTGGAGGTGCTCGCCGAGGAAGCGCGGGTGCGCGGGATGGGCAAGCGCGTCACCGCGAGCCACACGACCGCGATGGGGTCCTACGACAACGCGTACTGTTCGAAGCTGTTCCGCTTGCTGAAGCGCTCGGAAATCCATTTCGTTTCGTGTCCGACCGAAAGCATTCACCTGCAGGGGCGTTTCGACACCTACCCGAAACGACGCGGCATCACGCGTGTGGCGGAACTCGATCGCGCCGGCATCAACGTGTGCTTCGGCCAGGATTCGATCAAGGATCCGTGGTACCCCGTCGGCAACGGCAACATCCTGCGCATCCTCGACGTCGGCCTGCACGTGTGCCACATGCTCGGTTATGAAGACCTGCAGCGATGCCTCGACTTCGTCACCGAGCACAGCGCACATGCGATGTCGCTGGGCGATCGTTACGGCATCGCCGTCGGGCGGCCGGCCAATCTGCTGATCCTCGACGCGGATGGCGACTATGAAGTGATACGCAAACAGGCAAAGGTGCGAACGTCGCTGCGCGCCGGGAAGGTCATCATGCAGCGCGCGCCCGAACGCATCACGTATCCTGAAGCGGGCACGCGTTGA
- the codB gene encoding cytosine permease — MPTNQDSRPKAASDHGEFSLSEVPREKRTGFLSITMVLLSFTFFTGTMFAGGKIGVAFDVVSMIQIAVIGNLLLAAYAASLAWIAARSGLNAVLMGRFCFGEVGSKLSDFLLGFAELGWYAWGTATVAIVLVKLLGWPASVTTPLMILFGFGFSITAIIGYRGMDVLSRVSVPLMFVLLMTSMWIATREIGGWAGLTHVVPSHPMQFSAAVTMVIGTFASGATQATNWTRLARSARSAVSASMIGFFAGNGLMIIAGAYCAIVYQQADIVEVMMLQGLSIAAVVMLCLNLWTIQGPTMYNVAAAGCHLLRTERRRTLVLVGAAIGIVLAVGGMYELLIPFLVLLGSIIPPVGGVIMADYWYRHRGTYPSLATARLPRFNLVGLAAYAIGAALAYTSPWIAPIVGIAASAAAYIVLLQLARAFSREPSVQGE, encoded by the coding sequence ATGCCCACGAACCAGGATTCACGCCCGAAGGCCGCATCGGATCACGGAGAATTCTCGCTAAGCGAAGTCCCGCGCGAGAAACGCACCGGATTCCTGTCGATCACGATGGTGTTGTTGAGTTTCACGTTCTTCACGGGAACGATGTTTGCCGGCGGCAAGATCGGTGTCGCCTTCGACGTCGTCAGCATGATCCAGATCGCCGTGATCGGAAACCTGTTGCTCGCCGCCTATGCGGCTTCGCTGGCGTGGATCGCCGCCCGCAGCGGCCTGAATGCGGTGCTGATGGGACGATTCTGCTTTGGCGAAGTCGGCAGCAAGCTGTCCGATTTCCTGCTCGGCTTCGCCGAACTCGGCTGGTACGCATGGGGCACCGCAACGGTGGCCATCGTATTGGTCAAGCTGCTGGGGTGGCCGGCCTCCGTTACCACGCCGTTGATGATCCTCTTCGGTTTCGGATTTTCGATCACGGCCATCATCGGCTATCGCGGCATGGATGTGCTGTCGCGCGTCTCCGTGCCGTTGATGTTCGTGCTTCTGATGACGTCGATGTGGATCGCCACCCGCGAAATCGGCGGCTGGGCCGGCCTCACGCACGTCGTGCCGTCTCATCCGATGCAGTTCTCGGCGGCCGTGACGATGGTCATCGGCACCTTTGCCAGCGGCGCCACCCAGGCAACCAACTGGACGCGCCTCGCACGCAGCGCGCGCAGCGCCGTGTCGGCCAGCATGATCGGATTCTTCGCGGGCAACGGCCTGATGATCATCGCGGGCGCGTACTGCGCGATCGTCTATCAGCAAGCGGACATCGTCGAAGTGATGATGCTGCAGGGCCTGTCGATCGCAGCGGTCGTGATGCTGTGCCTCAATCTCTGGACCATCCAGGGGCCGACGATGTACAACGTGGCGGCCGCCGGATGCCATCTGCTGCGCACCGAACGGCGCCGCACGCTCGTCCTCGTGGGCGCGGCGATCGGCATCGTGCTCGCGGTCGGCGGGATGTACGAGTTGCTGATTCCGTTCCTGGTGCTGCTCGGCTCGATCATCCCGCCCGTCGGCGGCGTGATCATGGCGGACTACTGGTACCGCCATCGCGGAACATACCCGTCGCTTGCCACCGCACGCCTTCCGCGCTTCAATCTGGTTGGCCTGGCCGCGTATGCAATCGGCGCCGCACTCGCCTATACGTCGCCGTGGATCGCGCCGATCGTCGGCATCGCGGCGTCCGCCGCCGCCTACATCGTGCTGCTGCAGCTTGCCCGCGCGTTCTCGCGCGAACCGTCCGTCCAGGGTGAATGA